The Bdellovibrionales bacterium genome segment TAGATCGGCTAAAGGCACCCCCGGCAGGGCATGTATTTAAAAACCAAAAGATGGAGAACGATTTTCCTAAAACCTTTGCCTCCGCCGAACAGGCTCTGATTAATTTGAAAAGGACGAGGGCTTCTCGCTATGCGAACCACATTGCTGAGATTCAAAGACAAGTGCCAACCCCTAAAGGGATAAATCGTCCAGCAGAAGCCATGTGGGAAATGAGGCTTCTCCCGCTTACCCCAGAAAGAAGATTCCAACTATCCACTTATATTCGAACCCATGGGAGCGTGACACTTGAGGCTGCAACGCTGAGAGAACTCCGTATGGAGCAAGAATTAGCCGAGTGGGAAGAGAAAGAACTCTCTAACCTTTTAGACGGAGACTTTGAGAGTGTGGATGACATGGGCTACAGAAGTGGAGAAAACAGTAGAGAGGAGACAACCGGTCAATCTATAGGTACTCGAGCCCTCTATTTCACAGGCGACCAAGAGAGACATGTTGGTTCGATTCATTCCCCCGAAAGAGCTCTGTATCGAAGATCAAAACTGGCAGCTCTGGAAGAATTTCTCTTCATCACAGGTGAAATACGTGACGGTGAATATGTCAGGCCATTTACCACCGCTCGAATGACGGATTCCCAAAAACTCAGGCAGTTCGTCGGTAGGAGAAAAGCAATCAAGGCAGAAATAGATCAAATGGCCGCGGCACTTCAGGAGACAAACGCAAGCTTAAGCCTTCTTAGAACAGATCGAAATAAAGCTTTAAAAACACTCGCCACTTACTTGTCAGAAGGAATATCTAACGGATTGAATCTTGCCATCGACAAGGCCGAAAAAGAGTTGTCAGAAATTGAGCAAATTTACGCTCAATTTAGTGAGAGAAGAATGAACACCCTGCTCGAGCTTGAAGAGACAGGTCAGTTAACAAAAGATGCCGTTCTAGGTAAGCTCGATAGTTTTACAGATATTGAAAGGGAATTTACTTCGAAAAGAGATAACTATCTTGCGTCGTTGCATGAGATCAAAATGGTGCGTTTAGAAGAAGCTCAAAGTGGAAATATAATATCCCCCGGAGATATCGATGGATCGAAAACCAAAACCCTCATTGAATCTCTCCTTGGTGATTTCAGGATTTCAGAGGATGGGAGTCTCATTGCTTCACCTGACAGTCTCGAGGGCAGACTCCTGGCAGGCGAAAGAGAGCGAGATAATATTCTCGCAGTCTTGACGACCAAAAAGGGAGAATGGAATGAGATTGGGATGAGAATTTCCGAGGCTGACCAAGACCCCTCTGGATCGGGAACTGCGGAGGGCAATAGGTACACTCGTTCATTCAAAATTGAAATCAAGAGACTTTTAGATCACAATCTTGAAACTGTTTTGATGATGTTGACGGAAGGAAACATGGCCCCTATCTATATGGAGGCCTTGCGGGCGACTCTGACCCATTGGGAAAGTCAGGATATGTGGCGCCGAGTCCTTCAACAACAAGACGACCCGAAAAATGAATGGTACGCTTTAAAAGGTCATTGAAATAGAGGATATGGCTCGATTTGTGCAACTTCCATGCGCTTGCAGCGAATTTAATTGTTGTGACAACGTAAAATGGAGATTGGTTGCAAATTTTTTATCATTTTTTTATGAATTTGATCGCAATTGCCCTCGTGCTCTGGGCGCCCTGCAGTGCGGGGGCCCTTGGGGGTATTTCTGAGAAAGCTTTCGTCAAAGGCACCTTGGAACATATCGAAGAGATCCAAGTCGCTGGCCGCTTCTTGCTTGAAAATCATAGTGTTTATCGAGATTGGTTTACAATTACCGAATGGCAGGTACTTGAATATCACTTAAGGAACTTTTTGGAAGTCCACGATCTTCCAAAAATCTGGGACCGAAATGAATTGACCAGATGGGGCTATCCTGAGCATTTGCCTGTTGTAAAGGCAGTTCTTTCTGTCACTCATGGCGTTTCAAGAGGATCACTGCCAAATGGTCACATCTTTTTTAAAGTTTTGGCCGCGATGAATGCGACCGAGTCCACCTATAAAAAGGCTTGGATGAACCACAAAAAAATCGACCACGAATCGGCAATAACGCTCAAACGAGTTGAATATATTCTGGATGTCATTGTCACCAAAATGTCCATAAAGCGTGCTGAGGAGATGGGGTTTTCTTATAAAAAATATGATGCCACTGATTGGCTCATAAACCCGCGCGTGCCGTTAAATCAAACTTACAACTACAGAGCAGAGGTTGATTTTATTTTGAGATTTGAACGAGACTTCCATAACTACTTGTTAGTTCAATCAAACCAGTACCGCTGGCGGCATCCGCTTTCTAGTTGCCTTAATATCCGAAAACATTTGGGTAATTATCGTCGAAAAAATAAAATTAAAAAGAGTTGTCGATCTGATCTCGCATATTCCGGGTTTGAAAGTTGAAATATGCCAACTGCAAACGAGTAGACGAACTGCTCTCTAAAGGTGCCGACGTGGGCGTAAACTCACGAAGTTATAAGTTCGTCCATCAACTTGAACCCACTTCAGAGGGATCGGGGTTAAATTACCTGGGATAAACTCGATTTTGATAGCACCGTAGCCGTGATCATAACCATACGGCAAACTAGATTCCAAATGAAAGATGTCAGATCCGACTTTTCTGATGTCCCAGAAATCGACAAATCCAGTTGTGTTGGAGAACAAAGCGATCAGTTTTTGTCGATAATATTCCTCAGATTGGGGCAAGACCACTTCACCGGGCCAGATTTCAAGGTTCAGTTGCGGGTACTCCACGGGCCCATGCACACTCTGATTTCCAATCGTGGACACGAACATAGTGACGCTCTGGCCGTTTTCCGCATCCACCAAGTTATAGGCACCCGCCGGCAACTGAGCCATCGTTTCATAAAGAAGACGGACCCTAGTCACCGAGGAGTCGCTAGGGAGGGGGCCGATAGGAGCACCGTATACAGGAATTTCTCGACCATCCATCATCTGTATGCCGGTGATTTTGGGCTGGCTGTTAGCGGCCATGACCATAAGTTCCGCAGGATCTGTTGTTTCCACTTGAAAGACATTGCCGTCACGGTTAACGATTTTATGGCTCGGATTATCTTTCAAAACCCCGATCAGTTTCGTCCCGTGAGCGAACGGAGGATGAACGTTTTCGTCGAAAACGGTCAGCCGAAGCAAGCAAGAGGGTTTTTCACTGACCTCCCAAGGGACCTGCGGGCCCGCAAAGGCAGGTGCATTGACAACCATAGCCGCGCAAAACATGATCAAAGTCTTCATGGCAGAACCTCCGGTGGAGGGCCGTATACACATTGCAGATGTAGGGGGTCAAGGCCAAACCTCAACAATGTCTTGCATTAATATTGGGAAATGACAGAGAAAACCCAGATGATATCGGCGGTTGGCCCTTAAAACTGTAGGCCTTGCATCTTGAGTCATGGTGCGTAATAACCCCCGGCAGAGTCCGGTAAAGGAGCACCAAATGAAGAAGAGATTTAGCGAGGAACAAATAATTTCTGCGGTAAAAAACTGGAGACGGGATCGCCAGCAAAAGAGGTGTCGCGCGAGATGGGCGTGACGATTCAGACTCTCTACCATTGGAAGAAGCGTTTTGGTGGTATGGACGTGACCGACGCCAGACGGCTGAAAGACCTGGAGATGGAGAATACGCGCCTAAAAGGATCGTGGCGGACCAGGCCTCGACATCGTCTTTGAAGGATGTGAACTCAAAAAGTGGTGAGGTCCAGCGACAAGAGAACGGAGGCCTCATACCTTGTTGAAAATACGAGGTCTCCAAGGCTCGAACCAGCTGTCTGCTGGGCCTCCATCACCACCTTGTATTATAATCCAAAAGAGAATGGAGACCAGCCTCTGGCGTCGCGATTGTCGAGCTAGCGACAGAGCATAGAAGGTTCGGTCACCCGCGGCTATTTGTTCTTCTCAAGAGGGAAATATCTGATCTCAACCACAAACGATCGCGTCGGATTTATCAAAACTAAAGCTTCAGATTGGACGCAGGAAGAGAAAGCTTGGTCCTCCCAGACTGCCGGCCACACAATGGGACCCAATCAAATATGGGCTATTGACTTCATGTTCGACTTTATCGAGTCAGGAAGGCGCCTTAAAATTCCACCATTGTCGATGAATTCGCAAAACTCTCCCCGGAGTTCTGGTTGATCAATCCATTCGAGGAATTGACGTCACCGAATATCTCGACCACTTAGCCGGGGAAAATACCCTCAGATCATCCGGGTCGATCAGGGTACGGAATTTACGTCGAGGGCGATGCTTGACTGGGCCTATCGTCATGGCATTCAGCTGAGTTTACAAAGGTAAGAAAACCTAACCAAATTGTCGAATCTTTCAATCGAGAGTTCGTGACGAGTGCCTCAACGAGCACGTCTTTTCTCTCGAAGATGCTCGAGAGAAAATCGACACCTGGCACTGGAGGTACAACAACATCAATCCACATTCAGCACTAGGAATGAAATCTCCAATTGAATTTGCAAAGGAACAGGAATCTATGTTAGCAAGCTAACGCCACATGACTCAGGTTACTCGACCTACAGAGTCTTGGGCCAACCGCCTATCCCACCGCTCATTGCCATGCGATTATTGATCAGACCCAACTATTGAATACATTCGCACGAAGAAAAGGTCTTGGATCCGTTCCCATTCTTGCCTACGATTTAGTTTTTCCCGATTATGAACGCCGTGAAAGTTTAAACCAGCTCCTGCCAATTCCTATGCTTGTGAGACAGCTCAAATTCAATCAATCTGAATTTGATGAAAAATTGGTTTCCGGCGACCTTGAGATGGCCCTCCAAGTCTTTGAAAGTGGAGGGTATTCGTACCAAAACTCAGTGCTGCTGCTCAGTTATGCGGCGGCGTTCCTACAACTTTCTCGCCCCGAGCGTATGAGTCAATTACATATTCAGAGTGTTTCAACTTGCAAGCCTATCAGACCAAACAAGGGTTCTTCTCGCAAAATTCTCTAGCATTTCAATACGAGAGTTTGTCCGATTCTGCGAATTCTAATCGAATATGAATTTGTCCGTTTAATCTATCATTTAAGCGATTCACCAGCCATCGAAGAACCTCTTGGGTATTGCTGCTATTAAAGCGACTTAAATCCGTGGAACCGTCTAAAAGTATGGAATCTCTGATTTCAATAAACCCTTTCAGAAGCTCATCTATCTCTGATAAGTCCTCACCTAGGCCTATAATAGTTCTTCCCAGACTATGTACAATTACAAACTCCGGTTGAATGTCATGCCGAGTGTTTCGAACGAAATCTAAAAAAGTAGAAAGATCCTGTCGACTGGGGAGTATTACGGGGAATAGTTTTATAGGCTCTTTTAAACGAGGATTCGCAAGCTGATGATTAGGAATACTGCTCCACCATTCCAATGACTTTGGATGAATGTGAACGAATTTTGGTTTGAGACTCAATTCACCCAAGTCATAATTCACAAAAGTTGTACGCACTATGTACTCCAAGGAATCTACTTCTGTATCGCCCCCCAATGAAAACCAGCGCTCTTCAAAGGGGTCAAATACAAATGCTCCTTCTCTCTGCTCGTCTAAACTTAAACATAGATCTCGCAAATCACTTATTCCAGAATCATAGGTTCGATGGAGTTGGTACGGTCGATTAGAATGCCGAACCGGACCAGCGATCAAAGGAAAATCATTATGAACAGAAAGTCCTTCTTGATTTGATGATGGAAGTCGAGTCTCACGTTTAAGCAATTCGAGATAGGCAACCCTTACACCCTCGAAAGGAAAACCGCGCTTATTACGCCTAACTTCGGCCACAGCCTTTGGGATTTGCTCGAATAAGGAATCAGCTGAATGCCCCAACCCCAATTCGAGGTATTCAATCATATTGGGCAGATCTTCAATTGCCGCCGCACTGTATTGCTCACTGAAGAGACTCCTCAATGCTAAATATGAAACCTGTTTGTCAACATTATATGCAATCATCGATCTCATAAGCTTTGGCAGAAAGAAATAATATCCAATCTCATGTCCCCCCTGAGCTCGTTCCAATTCTCCGTACAACTCGGCTATTTGCTCGAGAGTCCAGCCATGTCGAATGGCCAAGGGTAAATTAGTCAATGCATAGCGGAGTGCCCTGACTGCAACTATTTTTTTAAGATCCTCCACCTGCGTAGACAGATTTGTGTTTGATTTTCTTGCAGCCTCAAAGCTCTGGATAAGCAGCTTTGAAAAGTCACCGAGTTCTAAAAATATATATTCCCTGGAATTCAAGAGAACATGAAGGATAGCAAGGATTTGTGATTGGGATATCCCAGAATATCCTGCCGTACGAACCAAATTTGGAAGATCTTTTAAAAATAGTTCTGCGTGATCTGCATAGAATCGGCTAAGAGCTCCCTTGAGGCCGTCCTCTTGCGTTTTCGTCAGAATAACCGCACATCGTGACTGGTGTCCCTCAGATGCACTAGCGCTATAAAGGGGGGGAGAAAATCCGATCAAGAGAAAAAAAACCAAGCAGAAGCCGTTCAGAGCTTGATACATCTAGCCTACTCCCAATACCTGTAGCATTTTTGTTCGTAACCGTAGAACCCAAACCGATGATCCCAAGAGCTGAAAATGGTAGCGAGGGAGGGACTTGAACCCCCGACACGCGGATTATGATTCCGCTGCTCTAACCAGCTGAGCTACCCCGCCACGTTCGAAGAAAATGCCCTATTTCTCGTGCACAAGCGACAATGACGATGCATGACAACGTCCACGGTATTTTCGCTTGAGAACACACGCATAACGATAGGAGGGTCTTTTCTACACATAGCAGGACACTTCTGTCAATGACCCGGCAGCATCCTTGCCGAAGCACCGATGGATTGTTTTTGCGTCGCGCAAAATAATAAATACCATTCCAATTAAGGGGTCGACTTGACCCCCACATTGGCCTCGACGAAAGTATTGATTGGGGGTTTTCTGTCAGATACACGCGCTCAACTTATTAAGAAACAAGGAGGGGGAAGATGAGATTTATGAACAAGAGGGCTTTGTTTTTTGGGGCTATGCTGCCAGTTTTTTTGACTCTAGCAGCCTATTCAGACGAAGTTGCCCAGAATTATGAGCAACCTCACACCGAAATAGCTGGAGGTATAGACACTGAAGATTCTGTTTCTCCCATTTCCCGTTTCGCCGCAAAACTCGAGGTCGTGAACGAAGATGGGACTCCGCTAGCTGGAGCCAAAATCTTGATTGGATACGAAGTTAACGATCCCTTTCCAAATAATGAGCTCATCACGGATAGGGCAGGCTCCATTGCTCTACCAAGCCAATGGAAATCAGCACTTCCTGTGACGGTGATCGCAGCGGGACAAGTGAGAACCACTTTTGATGCTGTGTTGCCCACTCAAGGTAAACTCTCTGTTTCCAAGGTCGAAGGCACAGAAAAGCTTGAGATCAAGGGAAGCACATTAAATTTCGGTCCGCTCACACAGGACGGACAAGTTGATTTTGGTTTGGTCATTCCGGCCTTTAAGATCCAAGATCTTTTTCACTTTGATCTCTCAGCGGTGATTAGCCCTGAAACCGATCAAATCCGCGTGGCTGGACAAAAAATTGATTTGCCCTCGAATTTGACCTTACCCAAACAAACAGAGAGTTACATCATTCCGATTGTGTTAGAAAAACCAAAATACCGGATCTATGTGCGCGAACCTGGCGTTCATTCCTTTTTTGCACTTCATGGTCGTTTTCCTCTCAAAGATGTTGTTGGAGACATTCGCGATGGGAAAAGCATCTTTGAGGTTATCAACTATTTTGATTTTCTCGAAGGAGGTCTCACTCCTCTCAATGTTGATAAATCGGGAGCAAAAGCTGATCTTCAAGTCGACAAGTTTCGTTTCAACAAAGAACTGACTGTCATAGCTCCTCAATTTCGCAGCGACAAGTCACTTCTTGCGCTAGCAATGGCCGAAGTCGACGGATTGTTTGTTCCCACTGACGTGAAGAGACTACTGCCCAACCAATCCCTAAAATTAAAGACTTCCTCGATGGCAACCAGCACTCGTGTTCTACATGTCTTAACCAATAGCCAAAATCTGCAAGGAGAACGACCCGAGGCGGTGGCCGGGCTAGACTTGGATGACAATTCTCATTCCCAAGAATCAGGCAAGCCAACTCAGCCACATGAAAAGCCAGCTTTGCGAATACTGGCAGATGCTAGCCTTGCGCCGTCAACGATGTTCAATCAACTGACTTTTGTATTGCAAGACAGTAAGATAAGCGGTGCTCCGCAATTTTTGGAAATGATTGGACCACCACACGTAGAGCCTAACCTTATTCGCTTGCAAACTCCACGGATTCTGCCAGACGTTAGCCCTGTTGCAACTTATCTAGTTCTTTCTGATATTGAGTATTTCACGTCGGGAAGCGTGAAATCAGAAAAAAGAACACGGATCTGGGAGGTTTTTTCAAACGACTGGGTCAGCCAGGTGCGCCTTCCAAATTTTACTCTCAATCGCTTACCCAATCACAAGTATCGTTGGGAAGTGATGTATTTTGCCCGCGGTGCCGGGCCAGGGGCGAAAAATGACAAAGGCAATGTGTTGGATGGTGTTACCCATGTCACTCGCAATGCAGTTGATTTTTAGGTCGCTTTTTTTCTGTCTCTGGTGTTTGGTTCTGAGCCTTTGCGGATGCTCCCTCTTTGCAGAAAAGGGGGAGTTACCCACCAGCTTTGGACCACGGGAGCAGATATTTTATGGCGATGTTGACCAAGTCTGGCGAGCGACTCAGATTGCTTTTTCAAAATATCCGATTCGCATCAACAACCTCGATCTCGGAATACTCGAAACTGATGTCTCTACGGGCTATAAAGTCTGGACGCCCCCACATAAGCCAAGCGTTTCCGGCGGATTGTCCTCAAAACTCAGCGTCAGAGTCGTCAAAGGCCTTGTCGAAAATCGTTCAGCGATACGCGTCACTGTGCAAAAAGAGAGCGAACTCAAACGCGATTTTTTTGCCGAAACTCAAAAACTCCCAAGTGATGGTTTGGAAGAAAAAGCTCTCCTATACCGGATAGGCCGTGAGCTCCAAATAGACAAGGCCCTAAAGAAGGCTCAAGAAAGCCTGAATAACAAATAGCTGCAACAGATAGCTGTTGGGTCCTAAATTCATCTCAGGTGTCGAGTTAGAATGGCTGGTGGCTGGTCAGATATGCACGGTCTCTTAAACTTTCGATGCTCACATTGATTTTTTTGAGCCTTGATCAAAGGCCAACCACTTTTCCCGTTTTCTTGAAACTGGATCTTTGGATTCTCCTAGTTTTTTGCCTGTTATTTTCTCAAGTCCTACAATCGCCCATTGATGGAGGCTCTGATCTGGATCTCGTAA includes the following:
- a CDS encoding transposase, giving the protein MGVTIQTLYHWKKRFGGMDVTDARRLKDLEMENTRLKGSWRTRPRHRL
- a CDS encoding transposase, with product MFQSRVRDECLNEHVFSLEDAREKIDTWHWRYNNINPHSALGMKSPIEFAKEQESMLAS